One part of the Acidobacteriota bacterium genome encodes these proteins:
- the lepA gene encoding translation elongation factor 4, with product MNPQFVRNFSIIAHIDHGKSTLADRFLELTGALHAREMEAQVLDSMDLERERGITIKAHAVRLEYLAEDGQPYVLNLIDTPGHVDFSYEVTRSLAACEGALLLVDASQGVEAQTLANAYLAVDNDLEIIPVINKIDLPGAQPDECRRQIEEVVGLDASGAILASAKEGIGTRDILEAIIARVPAPTGDTTASLKALVFDSWYDAYRGVIVLIRVIDGAIRPGMKVRFMITAQDYEVEQVGVFSPKPLMVDELGVGEVGFLIAGIKRVADAKIGDTVTEATRPTLEPFPGFKEMKPMVFAGLYPVEGHEYPELRDALEKLRLNDSAFVYEPETSAALGFGFRCGFLGLLHMEIVQERLEREFNVDLVTTAPGVLYRVTTSDGEVHEVDNPAKLPEAGRVSKFEEPVITATILTPTEHVGGILQLCQEKRGVQKRLEYLASDRVVVTYELPFNEVVLDFYDRLKTISRGYASLDYHVTGYWESPLVKLDILVNGEPVDALSIIVHRDMAYGRGRALASKMRELIPRQMFEVAIQAAIGGRIVARESVKAMRKNVLAKCYGGDITRKRKLLEKQKEGKKRMKRVGRVEIPQEAFLAVLKVGQE from the coding sequence ATGAATCCGCAGTTCGTCCGGAATTTCTCCATCATCGCGCACATCGATCACGGCAAGTCGACGCTTGCCGACCGCTTCCTCGAGCTCACCGGCGCCCTGCACGCCCGCGAGATGGAGGCGCAGGTGCTCGACAGCATGGACCTCGAACGTGAGCGGGGCATCACGATCAAGGCCCATGCGGTGCGCCTCGAGTACCTGGCCGAGGACGGCCAGCCGTACGTCCTCAACCTGATCGACACGCCCGGCCACGTCGATTTCTCCTACGAGGTCACCCGGTCGCTCGCGGCCTGCGAGGGGGCATTGCTGCTCGTCGACGCCTCGCAGGGCGTCGAGGCCCAGACGCTCGCCAACGCCTACCTCGCGGTGGACAACGATCTCGAAATCATCCCGGTGATCAACAAGATTGATCTCCCCGGGGCCCAGCCCGACGAGTGCCGCCGCCAGATCGAGGAGGTCGTTGGCCTCGACGCCAGTGGCGCGATTCTCGCAAGCGCCAAGGAGGGCATCGGTACGCGGGACATCCTCGAGGCGATCATCGCGCGTGTGCCGGCGCCGACCGGCGATACGACGGCCTCGCTCAAGGCGCTGGTCTTCGATTCGTGGTACGACGCTTACCGCGGCGTGATCGTGCTCATCCGCGTGATCGACGGGGCCATCAGGCCGGGCATGAAGGTGCGGTTCATGATCACGGCCCAGGACTACGAGGTGGAGCAGGTCGGCGTGTTCTCGCCGAAGCCGCTGATGGTCGACGAGCTCGGCGTCGGCGAGGTCGGGTTCCTCATCGCGGGGATCAAGCGCGTCGCCGACGCGAAGATCGGCGATACCGTGACCGAGGCGACCCGGCCGACGCTCGAACCCTTTCCCGGCTTCAAGGAGATGAAGCCGATGGTCTTCGCCGGGCTGTACCCCGTCGAGGGCCACGAGTACCCGGAGCTGCGCGACGCCCTCGAGAAGCTCCGCCTGAACGACTCGGCCTTCGTCTACGAGCCCGAGACGTCGGCCGCTCTCGGCTTCGGCTTCCGGTGCGGCTTCCTCGGCCTGCTCCACATGGAGATCGTGCAGGAGCGGCTCGAGCGCGAGTTCAACGTCGACCTCGTGACGACCGCGCCGGGGGTGCTCTACCGGGTGACGACGAGCGACGGCGAGGTGCACGAGGTCGACAACCCGGCGAAGCTGCCCGAGGCCGGGCGGGTCTCGAAGTTCGAGGAGCCCGTGATCACGGCGACCATCCTGACGCCGACCGAGCACGTCGGCGGCATCCTGCAGCTCTGCCAGGAGAAGCGGGGTGTCCAGAAGCGCCTCGAGTACCTGGCCTCGGACCGGGTGGTGGTGACCTACGAGCTGCCGTTCAACGAGGTCGTGCTCGACTTCTACGATCGGCTGAAGACGATCTCCCGCGGGTACGCGTCGCTCGACTACCACGTCACCGGCTACTGGGAGTCGCCGCTCGTGAAGCTCGACATCCTCGTCAACGGCGAGCCCGTCGACGCGCTGTCGATCATCGTCCACCGCGACATGGCGTACGGCCGGGGCCGGGCGCTCGCGTCGAAGATGCGAGAGCTCATCCCGCGACAGATGTTCGAGGTCGCCATCCAGGCGGCCATCGGGGGCCGCATCGTCGCGCGCGAGTCGGTGAAGGCCATGCGGAAGAACGTCCTCGCCAAGTGCTACGGCGGCGACATCACCCGCAAGCGCAAGCTGCTCGAGAAGCAGAAGGAAGGCAAGAAGCGCATGAAGCGCGTCGGGCGCGTCGAGATCCCGCAGGAAGCGTTCCTCGCGGTGCTGAAGGTCGGGCAGGAGTAG
- a CDS encoding citrate synthase (catalyzes the formation of citrate from acetyl-CoA and oxaloacetate) produces the protein MPDPVVAKAGLEDVVAAPSAICFIDGARGVLAYCGYDIHDLARQATFEEVSFLLWHRRLPTRRELGDLQSAFATALTLDEPVLRLMRQLPPGDAMDALRTLASVLAHFDPDVGDRGLEASVRKAIRLTAQTTSLVATYGRLSRGGGPIRPDPALGLAANFLYMLKGDRPDPVEVRALDVALVLHADHELNASTFAARVVAATLSDVHSAVVAAVGALKGPLHGGANAEVMRWLLEIGHDAPLERAEQAVLAKLARREKVPGFGHRVYRTEDPRATHLRRMSKALATRSGDLAWYALSERIEQVVKREKGLDANVDFYSASTYHALGIPMALFTPVFAVSRVSGWTAHVLEQLGNNRLIRPRAEYTGPPYPQRFRPLDQR, from the coding sequence ATGCCTGACCCCGTCGTCGCGAAGGCCGGCCTCGAGGACGTCGTCGCGGCCCCGTCCGCCATCTGCTTCATCGATGGCGCGCGGGGTGTGCTGGCCTATTGCGGCTACGACATCCACGACCTCGCGCGCCAGGCGACGTTTGAAGAGGTCTCGTTCCTGCTGTGGCACCGCCGCCTGCCGACGCGCCGCGAGCTCGGCGACCTCCAGTCGGCCTTCGCCACGGCCCTCACGCTCGACGAGCCGGTGCTGCGGCTGATGCGGCAATTGCCGCCGGGCGACGCGATGGACGCGCTCCGCACGCTGGCGTCCGTCCTCGCCCACTTCGACCCCGACGTCGGGGATCGTGGCCTCGAGGCGAGCGTCCGGAAAGCCATTCGGCTGACCGCGCAAACGACCAGCCTCGTCGCGACCTACGGGCGGCTGAGCAGGGGCGGCGGCCCGATCCGGCCCGACCCGGCGCTGGGGCTGGCCGCGAACTTCCTGTACATGCTGAAGGGCGACCGCCCCGATCCGGTCGAGGTGCGGGCGCTCGACGTGGCGCTCGTCCTGCACGCCGACCACGAGCTGAACGCCTCGACGTTCGCCGCGCGGGTGGTCGCCGCGACGCTCTCCGACGTGCACTCGGCGGTCGTCGCCGCGGTCGGAGCCCTGAAGGGGCCCCTGCACGGAGGTGCCAACGCCGAGGTGATGCGCTGGCTGCTCGAGATCGGGCATGACGCCCCGCTCGAGCGGGCCGAGCAGGCCGTCCTGGCGAAGCTGGCGCGCCGCGAGAAGGTGCCGGGGTTCGGCCATCGCGTGTACCGCACCGAGGATCCGCGGGCGACCCATCTGCGCCGGATGTCGAAGGCGCTGGCGACCCGCTCGGGCGACCTCGCGTGGTACGCGTTGTCGGAGCGGATCGAGCAGGTCGTGAAGCGTGAGAAGGGGCTCGACGCGAACGTCGACTTCTACTCGGCGTCGACCTACCACGCGCTCGGCATCCCCATGGCCCTCTTCACGCCGGTGTTCGCGGTCAGCCGGGTCTCGGGCTGGACGGCGCACGTGCTCGAACAACTCGGCAACAACCGCCTGATCCGGCCTCGCGCCGAGTACACCGGCCCGCCGTACCCCCAGCGCTTCCGGCCGCTCGATCAGCGCTGA
- a CDS encoding glycosyltransferase family 2 protein codes for MTPFETGILASYFFVLAILAVYGWHRYYLVYLYMRHRDNVPRPLPPLDPLPVVTIQLPIYNEMYVVDRLVEAVCRIRYPRERLEIQVLDDSTDETRAIAELAVRRYAAQGFDIKYLHRTDRTGYKAGALDAGLRAARGEFIAIFDADFVPPADFLERALPQFAEPRVGMVQARWGHINRDYSLLTRIQSILLDGHFVLEHGSRNRAGCFFNFNGTAGIWRREVIGDAGGWQHDTLTEDLDLSYRAQLRGWRFVFLQDLEVPAEVPVEMNAFKSQQHRWAKGSIQTCRKVLPQILASDLPWLVKAEAFFHLTANFNYLLMVALSILMFPAMYVRYSMGWYEMLLIDVPFFFAATFSVANFYIVCQKQLFPATWTERLRYLPFLMSIGIGLAVNNARAVVEALMRRESEFARTPKYGIERTSDDWTDKKYKQSMNIQPLVELALGLYFTGTVFYALANGIYGSLPFLILFQVGFLYTGLLSLVQQFGGDDVALNTETAN; via the coding sequence ATGACACCATTCGAAACGGGCATTCTCGCATCCTACTTCTTCGTGCTCGCCATTCTGGCGGTGTACGGCTGGCACCGGTACTACCTCGTCTACCTGTACATGCGGCACCGAGACAACGTGCCGCGACCGCTGCCGCCGCTCGACCCGCTGCCGGTCGTGACGATCCAGCTGCCAATCTACAACGAGATGTACGTCGTCGACCGCCTCGTCGAGGCCGTCTGCCGGATCCGGTACCCGCGCGAGCGGCTCGAGATCCAGGTCCTGGACGACTCGACCGACGAGACCCGGGCCATTGCCGAGCTCGCCGTTCGCCGGTATGCCGCGCAGGGCTTCGACATCAAGTACCTGCACCGGACCGACCGCACCGGCTACAAGGCCGGGGCGCTCGATGCCGGGTTGAGGGCGGCGCGCGGGGAGTTCATCGCGATCTTCGATGCCGACTTCGTGCCGCCGGCCGACTTCCTCGAGCGTGCGCTGCCGCAGTTCGCCGAGCCCCGCGTGGGGATGGTGCAGGCGCGCTGGGGGCACATCAATCGCGACTACTCGCTGCTCACCCGGATCCAGTCGATCCTGCTCGACGGGCACTTCGTGCTCGAGCACGGCTCGCGCAACCGCGCGGGGTGCTTCTTCAACTTCAACGGGACGGCCGGGATCTGGCGCCGCGAGGTCATCGGCGACGCCGGCGGCTGGCAGCACGACACCCTGACCGAGGACCTCGATCTGAGCTACCGCGCGCAGCTGCGCGGCTGGCGATTCGTCTTCCTGCAGGATCTCGAAGTGCCCGCCGAGGTGCCCGTCGAGATGAACGCCTTCAAGTCGCAGCAGCACCGCTGGGCCAAGGGGTCGATTCAGACCTGCCGGAAGGTCCTGCCGCAGATCCTGGCGTCCGACCTGCCCTGGCTCGTGAAGGCCGAGGCGTTCTTCCACCTGACGGCGAACTTCAACTACCTGCTGATGGTGGCGCTCTCGATCCTCATGTTCCCCGCGATGTACGTGCGCTACTCGATGGGCTGGTACGAGATGCTGCTCATCGACGTGCCGTTCTTCTTCGCCGCGACCTTCTCGGTGGCGAATTTCTACATCGTGTGCCAGAAGCAGCTGTTCCCGGCGACGTGGACCGAGCGGCTCCGGTACCTGCCGTTCCTGATGTCGATCGGGATCGGCCTCGCCGTGAACAACGCGCGCGCGGTCGTCGAGGCCCTGATGCGGCGGGAGAGCGAGTTCGCGCGGACCCCGAAGTACGGCATCGAGCGCACGTCCGACGACTGGACCGACAAGAAGTACAAGCAGTCGATGAACATCCAGCCGCTCGTCGAGCTGGCGCTCGGGCTCTATTTCACCGGCACGGTCTTCTACGCCCTCGCCAACGGCATCTACGGGTCGCTGCCGTTCCTCATCCTGTTCCAGGTCGGCTTCCTCTACACGGGCCTGTTGTCGCTCGTCCAGCAGTTCGGCGGCGACGACGTCGCGCTGAACACGGAGACCGCGAACTAG
- the larB gene encoding nickel pincer cofactor biosynthesis protein LarB, producing the protein MDETDLRRLLAAVGSGELTPEAASARLLDVLRAAPFEDVGFARIDHHRPIRQGFPEVVFGQGKTPVQIAVIAQRIAARGDTLIVTRTTSDAHAAVEAVLPDAVWHEVARVITRPGRVPPAPGHGPVLVASAGTSDLPVAEEAAVTAETMGNAVERVYDVGVAGLHRLLSERARLARARVVVVVAGMEGALPSVIGGLVAVPVIAVPTSVGYGASFHGLSALLGMLNTCAPGVAVVNIDNGFGAATIASRINHL; encoded by the coding sequence ATGGACGAAACCGATCTCAGACGCCTGCTCGCTGCCGTCGGCAGCGGCGAACTCACGCCCGAGGCCGCCTCGGCGCGCCTGCTCGACGTCCTGCGCGCGGCGCCGTTCGAGGACGTGGGTTTCGCCCGCATCGACCACCACCGCCCCATTCGACAGGGCTTCCCCGAAGTGGTGTTCGGCCAGGGGAAGACACCCGTCCAGATTGCCGTGATCGCTCAGCGCATCGCCGCCCGGGGTGACACCCTGATCGTGACACGGACGACGTCCGACGCGCACGCCGCCGTCGAGGCGGTCCTGCCCGACGCCGTGTGGCACGAGGTGGCCCGCGTCATCACCCGCCCGGGGCGCGTTCCCCCGGCTCCCGGACACGGGCCGGTCCTCGTCGCGAGCGCCGGCACCTCCGACCTCCCGGTGGCCGAGGAGGCGGCCGTCACCGCCGAAACGATGGGAAACGCCGTGGAGCGGGTCTACGACGTCGGTGTGGCAGGTTTGCACCGGTTGCTCAGCGAGCGCGCACGTCTGGCACGGGCCAGGGTGGTCGTCGTGGTCGCGGGCATGGAGGGCGCGCTGCCGAGCGTCATCGGGGGCCTCGTGGCCGTCCCGGTGATTGCCGTCCCCACGAGCGTCGGCTATGGCGCCAGTTTTCACGGTCTCTCGGCCCTGCTCGGCATGCTCAACACCTGCGCGCCTGGCGTGGCCGTCGTCAACATCGACAACGGCTTCGGTGCGGCGACCATCGCCAGCCGCATCAACCACCTGTAG
- a CDS encoding endonuclease MutS2: protein MHPGTLKALEFDRIVEAVRRLALTPLGAARLERLRPATARLDVEAALETTTEAVRLLAEAQGFGLRAPASLDRLLDALAVTGYALEPLQLLGLASLLESAEQCAHAVRRAARGQLPRLLAIASRVASFDHETADVRRAVDPAGEVFDHASPELRQIRDRLRRQRQRLRGTLESYVRGKDTAKYLQEQVITDRNGRYVLMVRAEHRGAIPGIVHGSSTSGASLFLEPLSTVEINNEIVALQEHEAQEVRRILLALTDAFRRRAADLARTIDAATDLDVAQAKARLAQLVDGVAPALSTDGRLELLGARHPLLVPAVTERLADADGEARTTGPVPVDIRLVPPTSVLMITGPNTGGKTVALKTAGLLALMAQAGLHVPVLEGSVLPVFGSVFADIGDEQSIAQNLSTFSWHMTNIAAMDATLGLPALVLLDEVGAGTDPIEGGALGMAIIEHFRARGALVVATTHYDALKTYASTTDGVASAAFGFTPDTFTPTYRLLYGSPGTSLALEIASTLGLPASVIEQARRYRSEREAQLAEHLARVDQELHTLDHERRLLTREREQMADQESRFRAREDALRNREEEFRRRLDARLDERLRDARREIDAIVDDAKRRAAALVAEAARRSTQSAAPLSTGETGGLRADARERLDSLGGRLRAEVAAHAPATAPATVAPAEAVQVGDRVAVGPLGLEGVVQALHGREAEINVRGKRLRASVDELRVLRGAGGPAPSVKVEVHVQARGDGATDLNVIGCSVDEAVSRADKFLDAAAVAEQRVVRVIHGQGTGQLRRALAGFLQGHPLVARFGPAPQTEGGQGVTVVELKD from the coding sequence ATGCACCCCGGCACCCTGAAGGCGCTCGAGTTCGATCGAATCGTCGAGGCCGTCCGTCGTCTGGCCCTGACGCCGCTCGGGGCCGCCCGGCTCGAACGCCTGCGGCCAGCCACCGCCAGGCTCGACGTCGAGGCCGCCCTCGAGACGACCACCGAGGCGGTTCGCCTCCTCGCCGAGGCCCAGGGGTTCGGGTTGCGGGCGCCGGCCTCGCTCGACCGGCTGCTCGACGCCCTCGCCGTGACGGGCTACGCGCTCGAGCCGCTCCAACTGCTCGGGCTCGCATCGCTGCTCGAATCGGCGGAGCAGTGCGCGCACGCGGTGCGCCGCGCCGCACGCGGGCAGCTGCCCCGACTGCTCGCCATCGCCTCGCGCGTCGCCTCGTTCGATCACGAGACGGCCGACGTTCGCCGCGCGGTCGACCCGGCGGGCGAGGTCTTCGACCATGCCAGCCCGGAACTGCGACAGATTCGCGATCGCCTGAGACGCCAGCGCCAGCGCCTGCGCGGGACGCTCGAATCGTACGTGCGCGGGAAGGACACGGCCAAGTACCTGCAGGAGCAGGTGATCACCGACCGCAACGGCCGGTACGTGCTCATGGTCCGGGCCGAGCACCGGGGCGCGATTCCCGGCATCGTCCACGGCAGCTCGACGAGTGGCGCGAGTCTGTTCCTCGAACCGCTCAGTACCGTCGAGATCAACAACGAAATCGTGGCGCTGCAGGAGCACGAAGCCCAGGAGGTCAGGCGGATCCTCCTCGCGCTCACCGACGCGTTCCGACGCCGGGCGGCCGACCTCGCGCGGACGATCGACGCCGCGACCGATCTGGACGTGGCGCAGGCCAAGGCCCGCCTCGCCCAGCTCGTCGACGGCGTCGCCCCGGCCCTCTCGACCGACGGCCGGCTCGAACTGCTCGGCGCCCGGCACCCGCTGCTCGTTCCGGCCGTGACCGAGCGGCTCGCCGATGCCGACGGCGAGGCGCGGACCACGGGCCCCGTGCCGGTCGACATCCGCCTCGTGCCGCCGACGAGCGTCTTGATGATCACGGGGCCCAACACGGGCGGCAAGACGGTGGCGCTGAAGACGGCGGGCCTGCTCGCGCTCATGGCGCAGGCCGGCCTGCACGTGCCCGTCCTCGAGGGATCGGTGCTGCCGGTCTTCGGGTCGGTGTTCGCCGACATCGGCGACGAGCAGTCCATCGCCCAGAACCTCAGCACGTTCTCGTGGCACATGACGAACATCGCCGCCATGGACGCCACGCTGGGCCTGCCCGCCCTCGTCCTGCTCGACGAGGTGGGCGCCGGCACCGATCCGATCGAAGGCGGCGCGCTCGGCATGGCGATCATCGAGCACTTCCGCGCGCGCGGGGCGCTCGTCGTCGCCACGACGCACTACGACGCCCTCAAGACCTACGCGTCGACGACCGACGGGGTGGCGAGTGCGGCGTTCGGATTCACCCCCGACACCTTCACTCCGACCTACCGGCTGCTGTACGGGTCGCCGGGCACCAGCCTGGCGCTCGAGATCGCCTCGACGCTGGGACTGCCGGCGTCGGTCATCGAGCAGGCACGGCGCTACCGGAGCGAGCGCGAGGCCCAGCTCGCCGAGCACCTGGCGCGCGTCGACCAGGAACTGCACACCCTCGACCACGAGCGGCGCCTGCTCACGCGCGAGCGCGAGCAGATGGCCGACCAGGAGTCCCGGTTCCGGGCGCGGGAGGACGCGCTGCGGAACCGCGAGGAGGAGTTCCGCCGGCGGCTCGACGCCAGGCTCGACGAGCGGCTCCGCGACGCCCGGCGGGAGATCGACGCCATCGTGGACGATGCCAAGCGCCGCGCGGCGGCGCTCGTGGCCGAGGCCGCGCGTCGATCCACGCAGAGCGCGGCGCCGCTCTCGACCGGCGAGACCGGCGGTCTCCGCGCCGACGCGCGCGAGCGGCTCGACTCGCTCGGAGGTCGGTTGCGCGCCGAGGTCGCCGCACATGCGCCTGCCACGGCCCCCGCGACCGTCGCGCCGGCCGAGGCGGTACAGGTCGGCGACCGCGTGGCGGTGGGGCCCCTCGGTCTGGAAGGGGTGGTCCAGGCCCTGCACGGACGTGAGGCGGAAATCAACGTACGGGGCAAACGGCTACGCGCCTCGGTCGACGAACTGCGCGTGCTGCGGGGCGCGGGCGGGCCGGCGCCGTCCGTCAAGGTCGAAGTCCACGTCCAGGCGCGCGGGGACGGGGCGACCGACCTCAACGTGATCGGGTGCAGCGTCGACGAGGCCGTCTCACGGGCCGACAAGTTCCTCGACGCGGCGGCTGTCGCCGAGCAACGGGTGGTCCGCGTGATCCACGGGCAGGGCACGGGTCAGCTCCGGCGCGCGCTGGCCGGGTTCCTGCAGGGGCACCCGCTCGTGGCGCGGTTTGGGCCGGCTCCCCAGACGGAAGGCGGCCAGGGCGTCACCGTGGTGGAGCTGAAGGACTAG
- the dnaG gene encoding DNA primase, with protein sequence MALFPQSFIDEVRQSADIVQVVQDVVSLRRSGATYKGLCPFHGEKTPSFHVNRERGFFHCFGCGVGGDAIKFVELYEKLSFQEAVRQLAQRFGIAIPEPTRSGQELALDAERETLLKMHEVAAAYFREQLAGPAGARARQQLSARGLTAATIERLGLGVAPTTRDGLTQRLKHQGFGSASLVRSGLTLEREGGQIVDRFRQRLMIPICRETGSVVAFGGRAMEDGQQPKYLNSPETPIYVKSRTLYGLHLTKAAIRKAGYVVLVEGYFDLAQVLQETDVPVVAMCGTALAAAQAQALRRFTSRVVLSLDPDSAGQSAAARSSELLVAEGFQVEVAVLPSGLDPDTYVRKYGGQAYSDRIGQAGAWLDFLLERAARTHDLDKATGRQAFISEMLAVAARIPDAPARDQFADRLAHRARVSEEVVRAEIRKAAVGRRTTVAVPQLTGTGQLKPVEQELLAALLNAPADAQRALAELGPGDLDGLGSSRVLLTARALLDQAPEVMPGLLLERLSEEEGRLITALAARRSAAPAMSPAECARVLRVLRHQRDLAALQRAIDRAQERGAATGPEFDGLLQQKSELMRRLAACEETLM encoded by the coding sequence GTGGCGCTCTTTCCCCAGTCGTTCATCGACGAGGTCCGCCAGTCCGCCGACATCGTCCAGGTGGTGCAGGACGTGGTGTCGCTGCGGCGGAGCGGTGCCACCTACAAGGGGCTGTGCCCGTTCCATGGCGAGAAGACGCCGTCGTTCCACGTGAACCGGGAGCGCGGGTTCTTCCACTGCTTCGGCTGCGGCGTCGGCGGCGATGCGATCAAGTTCGTCGAGCTGTACGAAAAGCTGAGCTTTCAGGAAGCCGTCCGCCAGCTGGCCCAGCGCTTCGGCATCGCCATCCCGGAACCGACGCGCAGCGGCCAGGAACTGGCGCTCGACGCCGAGCGCGAAACACTGCTCAAGATGCACGAGGTGGCGGCGGCGTACTTCCGGGAGCAGTTGGCCGGCCCGGCGGGCGCCCGGGCGCGTCAGCAGTTGAGCGCGCGCGGCCTGACGGCGGCCACCATCGAGCGGCTCGGGCTCGGCGTCGCGCCGACGACCCGCGACGGGCTCACACAGCGCTTGAAGCATCAGGGGTTCGGATCGGCATCACTCGTCCGCAGCGGCCTGACGCTCGAGCGGGAGGGCGGCCAGATCGTCGACCGGTTTCGGCAGCGCCTGATGATCCCCATCTGCCGCGAGACCGGCTCGGTTGTCGCCTTCGGCGGCCGGGCGATGGAGGATGGACAGCAACCCAAGTACCTGAACTCCCCGGAGACGCCGATCTACGTGAAGTCGCGCACGCTCTACGGGTTGCACCTGACGAAGGCCGCCATCAGGAAGGCGGGGTACGTGGTGCTCGTCGAGGGGTATTTCGATCTGGCCCAGGTCCTGCAGGAAACCGACGTGCCCGTGGTGGCGATGTGTGGAACGGCGCTCGCGGCGGCGCAGGCACAGGCGCTGAGACGGTTCACGTCGAGGGTGGTGCTGAGCCTGGATCCAGACTCTGCGGGGCAAAGTGCGGCGGCTCGCTCGTCGGAACTTCTCGTGGCGGAGGGGTTCCAAGTGGAGGTGGCCGTATTGCCCTCCGGGCTCGACCCCGATACGTATGTAAGGAAGTACGGAGGACAGGCGTATAGTGATCGGATCGGCCAGGCGGGGGCCTGGCTCGATTTCCTGCTCGAACGCGCGGCGCGAACACACGATCTCGACAAGGCGACCGGGCGGCAGGCCTTCATCTCGGAGATGCTCGCGGTCGCGGCCCGCATCCCCGACGCGCCGGCTCGCGACCAGTTCGCCGACCGGCTCGCGCACCGGGCGCGCGTCAGCGAAGAGGTCGTGCGCGCGGAGATACGGAAGGCGGCGGTTGGGCGCCGGACGACGGTCGCCGTGCCGCAGTTGACGGGAACGGGCCAGCTCAAGCCGGTCGAGCAGGAGTTGCTCGCCGCGTTGCTCAACGCGCCGGCCGACGCGCAGCGGGCTCTGGCCGAGCTCGGGCCGGGCGACCTCGACGGTCTCGGCAGCAGCCGGGTGCTGCTGACGGCTCGCGCATTGCTCGACCAGGCGCCGGAGGTGATGCCAGGGCTGCTGCTCGAGCGTCTAAGTGAGGAGGAGGGCCGGCTGATCACGGCGCTCGCGGCCCGACGGAGCGCCGCGCCGGCGATGTCGCCGGCCGAGTGCGCCCGCGTGCTGCGGGTCCTGCGGCACCAGCGCGACCTCGCCGCGCTGCAGCGGGCCATCGATCGGGCCCAGGAGCGCGGAGCCGCGACGGGGCCCGAATTCGACGGCTTGCTCCAGCAGAAGAGCGAGCTGATGCGCCGGCTCGCGGCGTGTGAAGAGACCCTGATGTGA